One Vespula pensylvanica isolate Volc-1 chromosome 3, ASM1446617v1, whole genome shotgun sequence DNA window includes the following coding sequences:
- the LOC122627755 gene encoding synaptic vesicle glycoprotein 2B-like, with protein MSPNSTINAVDMSEKKSVDDRNHSCVQSSKSPADFETAVSATGYGKFHVLLYLALIPASWASSFDTGNISLILPAAECDLQLKLIHKGILNAVVYIGMVSSALIWGYLADVKGRKSILIYGFLADGICNVLSGFSQNFGTLLFFKFLSGLIISGPYAGTMSYIAEFYGAKVRSRITLIIGFTVTTGCVVNSGLAWLVVPQDWSIELWDGYFKYNSWRIFLSLCGVPTLFGVFLLSFFPESPKFLMSQGRKEEALKVFRQIYRINTGRPEKDYPINELADEFEVKNSTENSTGDTIVTHKKSFKSGLLQMKPIFFRPHIFRLSLILTLQFCSMLALNTIRLWQPQLFAILQDFNPIDFNITDHDPAFCEILDAVTYQSAQSLQNMDLSGDIIEVVNCSKIVISENMYIDSTIVSIAAIVFLFIASMFVTLLGHKNLLYICYTVCISSLVSMTWSTSYMLTLVLTCLFVGIMMTTLNIVIGATVLLFPTSLRTMAVSLVMMTGRSGSLIGNVVFPVLLEYGCIAPIMTIACFPLLGIILAFFIPNNKNKSDKNVESGS; from the exons ATGTCACCTAACAGTACGATAAACGCCGTAGATAtgagcgagaaaaagagcgtAGACGATCGTAATCATTCAT GTGTACAAAGTAGCAAATCGCCAGCCGATTTCGAGACCGCCGTCTCCGCGACCGGATATGGCAAATttcatgttttattatatctagCTTTAATACCAGCTTCTTGGGCATCGAGTTTCGATACCGGCAATATATCTCTCATTCTTCCTGCCGCCGAATGCGATTTGCAATTGAAGCTTATTCACAAGGGAATTTTAAACGCCGTAGTTTATATCG gtATGGTATCGAGCGCATTGATATGGGGATATCTCGCAGATGTGAAAGGTAGAAagtcgattttaatttatggTTTTCTGGCCGATGGAATTTGTAACGTATTGTCAGGATTTTCTCAAAATTTTGGCACTCTCCTCTTCTTTAAATTTCTCAGTGGATTGAT aatcaGCGGCCCTTACGCCGGAACGATGTCTTATATTGCTGAGTTTTATGGTGCCAAAGTCAGATCGAGAATCACTCTTATTATCGGCTTCACTGTTACGACTGGATGCGTTGTTAATTCAG gTCTTGCTTGGTTGGTGGTACCACAAGATTGGTCGATCGAACTTTGGGACGGTTACTTCAAATACAATTCttggagaatatttttatcattgtgCGGTGTCCCGACGTTGTTCGGTGTCTTTCTCTTGTCATTTTTCCCAGAGAGTCCGAAGTTTCTTATGAGTCAAGGACGTAAGGAGGAAGCTTTGAAGGTTTTCCGACAAATTTATAGAATCAACACTGGCAGACCAGAAAAAGATTATCCC ATAAACGAATTGGCCGACGAGTTCGAAGTAAAAAATTCTACGGAGAATTCTACGGGAGATACGATCGTTACGCATAAGAAATCATTCAAAAGTGGTTTACTTCAAATGAAACCTATTTTCTTTAGACCACATATATTCCGATTGAGTTTGATCCTGACTTTACAATTTTGCAGCATGCTCGC TCTCAACACGATTCGATTATGGCAGCCGCAACTTTTCGCGATATTGCAGGACTTCAATCCGATCGATTTCAATATCACCGATCACGACCCAGCATTTTGTGAGATATTGGACGCTGTCACTTATCAATCCGCACAATCCCTACAAAATATGGATTTAAGTGGCGATATTATCGAAGTGGTCAATTGTTCGAAA atCGTGATATCCGAAAACATGTATATAGATTCGACGATAGTTTCCATCGCAGCGATAGTTTTCCTCTTCATTGCAAGCATGTTCGTGACTTTGTTGGGTCACAAAAATCTTTTAT ACATTTGTTACACGGTGTGCATCTCATCATTGGTATCAATGACTTGGTCAACGAGTTACATGTTGACATTGGTATTGACCTGCCTCTTCGTCGGTATAATGATGACAACATTGAACATTGTAATAGGGGCCACTGTGCTTTTATTCCCAACTTCATTAAG aaCCATGGCAGTGAGTTTGGTAATGATGACAGGAAGATCTGGATCTCTGATCGGCAATGTCGTGTTTCCGGTGTTGCTCGAGTACGGATGCATAGCTCCGATCATGACGATAGCTTGCTTTCCCCTAC tTGGTATCATATTAGCATTTTTCATACCgaacaataagaataaaagcGACAAGAACGTCGAGTCCGGATCGTAA